The Candidatus Binatia bacterium genome segment AGCTGAGCACGGCAAGCCCGGGCACCAGCGCGAAGTGCGCCGTGTTCCGCGTCAGCACTGAGTGGCCGCCCACGACGCAGACGGACGCGATCAGCGCAGCAATGTCGCCGATGGGCGTGCCCGCGTCTTGCAGCGCCCCGACAATCCGCCCGAACA includes the following:
- a CDS encoding type II toxin-antitoxin system VapC family toxin, whose translation is MAGLRVGVYRSVDQGAEITRMQAVVGPLPILDLDRRAAEVFGRIVGALQDAGTPIGDIAALIASVCVVGGHSVLTRNTAHFALVPGLAVLSY